A stretch of Ursus arctos isolate Adak ecotype North America unplaced genomic scaffold, UrsArc2.0 scaffold_4, whole genome shotgun sequence DNA encodes these proteins:
- the CRYGS gene encoding gamma-crystallin S isoform X2, whose amino-acid sequence MYLSRCNSIRVEGGTWAVYERPNFAGYMYILPRGEYPEYQHWMGLNDRLSSCRAVHLSSGGQYKIQIFEKGDFNGQMYETTEDCPSIMEQFHMREVHSSKVLDGVWIFYELPNYRGRQYLLDKKEYRKPIDWGAASPAVQSFRRIVE is encoded by the exons ATGTACCTGAGTCGCTGCAACTCCATTCGAGTGGAAGGAGGCACCTGGGCCGTGTACGAAAGGCCCAACTTCGCGGGCTACATGTACATCCTACCTCGGGGCGAGTACCCCGAGTACCAGCACTGGATGGGCCTCAACGACCGCCTCAGCTCCTGCCGAGCTGTTCACCTG TCTAGCGGAGGCCAGTATAAGATTCAGATCTTTGAGAAAGGAGATTTTAACGGTCAGATGTACGAAACCACTGAAGATTGCCCTTCCATCATGGAGCAATTTCACATGCGAGAGGTCCACTCCAGTAAGGTGCTGGACGGAGTTTGGATTTTCTACGAGCTACCCAACTACCGTGGCAGGCAGTACCTCCTGGACAAGAAGGAGTACCGGAAGCCCATCGACTGGGGTGCAGCTTCCCCAGCTGTGCAGTCTTTCCGCCGCATCGTGGAGTAA
- the CRYGS gene encoding gamma-crystallin S isoform X1, with amino-acid sequence MSKSGTKITFYEDKHFQGRHYECDCDCADFHMYLSRCNSIRVEGGTWAVYERPNFAGYMYILPRGEYPEYQHWMGLNDRLSSCRAVHLSSGGQYKIQIFEKGDFNGQMYETTEDCPSIMEQFHMREVHSSKVLDGVWIFYELPNYRGRQYLLDKKEYRKPIDWGAASPAVQSFRRIVE; translated from the exons ATCACTTTCTATGAGGACAAGCACTTTCAAGGCCGCCACTATGAGTGTGACTGCGACTGCGCAGATTTCCACATGTACCTGAGTCGCTGCAACTCCATTCGAGTGGAAGGAGGCACCTGGGCCGTGTACGAAAGGCCCAACTTCGCGGGCTACATGTACATCCTACCTCGGGGCGAGTACCCCGAGTACCAGCACTGGATGGGCCTCAACGACCGCCTCAGCTCCTGCCGAGCTGTTCACCTG TCTAGCGGAGGCCAGTATAAGATTCAGATCTTTGAGAAAGGAGATTTTAACGGTCAGATGTACGAAACCACTGAAGATTGCCCTTCCATCATGGAGCAATTTCACATGCGAGAGGTCCACTCCAGTAAGGTGCTGGACGGAGTTTGGATTTTCTACGAGCTACCCAACTACCGTGGCAGGCAGTACCTCCTGGACAAGAAGGAGTACCGGAAGCCCATCGACTGGGGTGCAGCTTCCCCAGCTGTGCAGTCTTTCCGCCGCATCGTGGAGTAA